A region of the Candidatus Methylomirabilis oxygeniifera genome:
GACCTGTTCGTGGTCAACAAGGCCGACCGTGAGGGCGCGAACCGGACCGCCACAGAACTTGAGATGATGCTGCATATGGCGCCTAAAGGGGCCGCCTGGTCTCCAAAGGTTCTCAAGACGGTCGCCACGACAGGGGAAGTATCGCAGCGCTGCTGGATGCGATCTTCGAGCACAAAGCCTTCATGGATGAGCGCGATCTACAGAAGCAGAAAGGGCGGGAGCGAGGCGAGCGTGCATTTCGGGTGCTGCTGCAGGAGACGCTCACGGCCAGAGCGCTGGAGCAGTTCGATCGGAACGGCCGCATGCAGGAGCTGATCGCCCGCGTCGCCGATCGCACCCTCGATCCCTACACCGCCGTCGAAGAAGTCCTCGCCAAGCTCGGCCTATAGGGCCCCTCAGCGGTCATTGCGAGGGAGTGGAGCGACCGTGGCAATCTCACAGTATTTGGCGTTATGGTTTGGAGCCGGTAAGAACGCATGTACCGAACAGTACCGTTAGGGAGCCTCCCGCAACTTGAACGAGACGCTGTAATACCGCACGTCGATATTCGTGGTCATCTCCAACGCGTAGGACAGTTTCGGATCGGGGTCACGGCAGATAACCAACCCCTTCACAGCCTGACCATCCGAGCAGATATTTTTCTTGACCCAACCCATATACCTTAGAATTTGGCCAATCACCTGATCCGACGGACGGCCTTTCTTGAGTTCAATGACGACAAACGACTCGGACTTAGGCTCGACTGCCAAAATGTCTATCGGACCAATGTCAGTAGCGTACTGCTGACTGTCATTGCCGTCGGCGTCCTCGAAGATCTTGAGCTCGCCTTT
Encoded here:
- a CDS encoding putative LAO/AO transport system ATPase, partial, 3' end (Evidence 3 : Function proposed based on presence of conserved amino acid motif, structural feature or limited homology; Product type pe : putative enzyme), with the protein product MLLQETLTARALEQFDRNGRMQELIARVADRTLDPYTAVEEVLAKLGL